The nucleotide window TGTACCAGGATGGACTTCGGCAGCCACAATTCTGCTTAGGAATAAACGGTTCAGGAAAGTGAGTGAGCTCTCTTCTATAGGGTTCAAAATTAATTAGAATGGTAATTAATTAGAGGCTTTGGAACACTGGAGCAGAACGTAAAAATATCTTTCTGTTATAaatccatttcattttttaatgtattcaCATACGGGGGTGTTTGATAGAGCTGTGTGGGCCGTCATTTGCAGTGAGCTTTCGTCAGGATGGTTTTCCAGAAACGTGTTAAGCTGCTCACACAAggccaagcacacacacacacacacacacgtcagcgCATTGAACAATTGTCCGTGGGTGTGGCAGCCCCGAGATGTGCAGACATTACCCAGCAGAAGAGCCTCTTTCTCCGAGCGCAGAGGACCTCGCATGGCCACCTCACTGTTCTTTTCACGATGCTGGTAGTGGTTGACTGCGCAGCCATTCACTCCCTGCTGAGAGACACAGACAAAAGCAAAGAAGCACAAATACAAATCTTTACTGGAATCGGCAACACACCGGCTGCTTTAAAGTATCTTCTGGCAGTTTAAACAAGTCCTTTCTATTCATTCAGCAGCACGCCTATTGATGCAACGCTTGACAATttgaagaggagaagaaggactGCGTTGCTTGCTGTCTTCTCTTTATTCGAAAGCTAAAAAAGGCTTCTAAAAAACAGAGACAGTCGCTCCGGGACAGGAGTTCAAAAGGGGGGGTCGCGCTATGTTAATGTCAATGGAGTGGAGAGGGCGCCTCGCTCCACCCCGCAGGGGTCCGACAGAAGATCTGTGAGTCCACTAGGCTGAGTGTCATTTGTCACCATggtaatagggtggtagtagcctagaagacccaggttcaaaccccacttactaccattgtgtccctgagcaagactcttaaccctgagtgtctccagggggggactgtccctgtaactactggttgtaagtcgctctggataagggcgtctggtaaatgccgtaaatgtaaatgtaatttaccttCTCCGGACTGTCATTGCCCGTCCCCTCTGTGGAGTACACGCTGTTCAGGAGCTGTCAAAAAGAGGTGAGATTCATCATTAGCAGAGATTTTGACATTATCCCAGTGTTTTCCTCACTAAAAAAGCCCTAACGACCCTCCTAGTCCATCAGAGGCATGTTTTCGGTTGAATTTAAAGAACACGCAGAACACTTATCCCCCCATGGAAGTGATGTTCTACTTATCCGTCCATGATCTGTGGCTACGGGGCTGCGAACTGTGCTGCAGGGGCTCCGCAGGACCTCCACAGCTATTGATGTTCCCATTACCTCAGTCAAATAATATTCATGCAAGGCCGGGAGTAAACAAAACCGGGCCATTACTCTTCGAGGACGAGGCACGTGCTGCTGACACCAGCCCTGCTGAGCCTGGCACTGAAGTCGGGCCGAGCGCGGCGCCCGTTGTGTCGGGGGCGGGGCGAACCGAGGCAGGGACTCTCCCCACTCCTGCTGCATTTTGGGAGCCCGACGTGTTGAGAATTCAGGCTCTTCGGTGGAGCAGACAGACAAGATCAATCCAGAGCAAACTGGTGTTTGTCATATCGCAGGAAAACGTCCTTTACAATAACCGATGGCGTCATTTTCTGGTTTGGCTGTTCGCGTTATTGACGATATCATaagcacattttaataaatgtggcctagcaggtaaagaagcggacccgtagTTGGAAGGTTGCAAGTTCAACCTGGTTGAAATGGAAATTAACAGATATCAAAACCATTTTGCCTCTAAACTTGAACTCATGATAGTGAGGTGAGGTCATGTTTTGGCATTAAAAGGCGTTATCTATGCAGATGTTGCATCCTTATTAACCTTGGTGtgagtgatgagtgtgtgtgtgtgtgtgtgtgagtgatgagtgtgtgtgtttcgatcAATATGCGTAAAGAGAGCGAGCAGGGAAGTAAATCCTGCTCCACGGCTCCGTGGTAAGCCCCGCCTCTCTCACCTTCTCCCTGAGGGCCAGCACCTCCCCCTCCAGGCAGCGCTGCTCCTCTCTGGCccgctccagctcctcctctttACTCTTCAACTCCTCCTGCAGGCTCAGCAGTTGCTGCGGCGGAGAGATGAAGCGAAACATCAGAAGCCGCACCAGAAGAAAGAGCAGCTTTCAAGGAGCCCGAGCAACACAGAAGAAAATAAACCGCAAAGCGCAGGAGAGCAGGGTCCGGGCTGGGGGATGAGGAGATGCCTGTCTCATTCAGACAAAGGAACTGATGAAAAACTGGAACCATCAAAACTGTCACCCAGTTCTCTCTGTGCTGTCCACATTTCTTTTCATTCGGAATTTAAAGCCCGGATGAGGATCCAATGATTGTGGTAACTCAGCAAACCATCAAAGATCTACCTTGTGCCCAAACTGAAGCGATTCTAAAGTTTCCTCTTATTTCTCAGTGCCTGTGCAAAACACATTCCTGAAACTGGTCAAAAGAGAATAAAGACAAGAATGTTATAATAAAATTCAACTAACCAAACATGTTTATAGTCACTATAGATCTATAAGTCCAGTGTTTACTTCCGCTCGGCTGAGTGTCATTTGTCACCATGGTAATAGGATGGTAGGGTGCGTGTTTATAGTCACTATTAAATAACGCAGGTACGCATTGGGCGAGAATCTCACAAACATGTGGGGTTTAATAGATGAAACCCTCACGCAGACaccagacactcacacacaaaaccaggGTTTAAATGACCAATGACAGGGAACGCAGGACGCCAGGGAGCCTCCGATGATACGATGATAATACTTTAATGTAGGAAGGGCCCTTGTTTGCATGGGAGCGCGTACCTGCTGCATGCTCTGCATGCTCTGCTGCAGGAAGCCGATCTGCTGCTGGTTGGCGTGGTCCTCGTCCGTGCGGTAGGCCCTGCCCTGCTccttcttcagcagctccacctCGTTCCTGTAGGCGTCCAGCTGCCAGCGCAGACTGTCGTTCTGCTCCCGCAGCGCCGCCACAGCTGGAGCGGACAGAGACGCGGCGGCATTACACAACCGCGGTCAACGTGCGGCTGAGACCAGGGCGGAAGCAGGCCGTCCGAACGTGTCActcctgcaggaagaagctgaGTCGGCGCAATGCGTCCGAACCATGAAATATTTCCCCATGCCGCCTTATCTGccttctttttccatttttttaaagcaccgTGCGGCTGGTGGTGGTGCTCTGCCGGGTCATGAAATATCACTGGGCCCGGGGCTCCCTCAGCCGCGGTTTTGCGGGAGAAATATTACTCTTGATCAGATTTGCCGCGGTGCGAGCGTACACAACGCTGAGAGCTTTCATCGCTCATGTTGACACCTCCGTTCAAACGTATGCATTTGCTCAAGGTCACCTGGATCTCACTACAGCAAATCCTTGGCTTCGGCACAGCCGCAATATGGATGCTGTATAAACTATAGCAGCATGTTTAGAATAACTCTCACCACGAGGTGAGCGatgcaattttttatttgtttttggcaGGACCACCGTTCCCAAATGCATTTTAAGCATAAGTAGTTTGCAACGCTCTGAAACAGCTTCTTCATGCAAATGAACTTACAGAAACCCGTCAAGATGTCCAGATTCGAGATCCACATGTAAAATGTCTAAATAACTAATGATGATATGTACACGTTTCAAATTTTCTCAATTCAAACACATGCTGTGCAATCAGTATTCACTGTAAAATGAACATGTGCACgttgtaataattacaagataaataaacttatttatttgcttatttccagcaatgttttttcttttacatttacatttacattttaggccctcatccagagcgacgtaaCGTTTCCAGAAACGTAATTAAAGTGCACAACAGGGCTTTTGCTTTTCggctgctttcttttttctgttacATGTGGCAATGAagctttctaaaaaaaaaaaagatcctgtGAACCCAGATAGCAGATATAACCCAGATATTTCATTATCATACATTATGCAGCAGAAGAGCAAGAGTGCCTTCATGAACCTGtcgtttaagttaagcttttcagagTTGTCATAACTTTAGTTTAACAATTTGTCCCCCACATTTGtgaaatagtgaagtgattgtcacttgtgatacacagcagcacggcacacggtgcacacagtgaaatttgtactctgcatttatcccatcacccttagtgagcagtgggcagccatgacaggcacccggggagcagtgtgttgggacggtgcttttgctcagtggcacctcagtggcaccttggcggatcgggatttgaaccggcaaccttgtgattagggggccacttccttaacttctAGGCCACACACTGCCCATTTGCActgaaatttcagagaacatatggtcatgtgAAATGCCAAAAAGAGATGAGATTCATCATTAGCAGAGATTTTGACATTATCCCAATGTTTAAACGCCCTAATGACCCTCCTTGTCCGTCATAGGCATGGTTTCGGTTGAATTTAAAGAACACACAGAACACTAATCCCCCCATGGAAGTGATGTTCCCCttatccatctatccatccgaCCATCCACCCATCTAAGATCTGTGTCATGATCTGTGGTCTGTGTcaaaatttgccttagagtcATTAAAAAGTCACGTAAAGTCTTATGTAAAATAGTGTAAGAACCCTGTCTAAGGTTGGTTCATACCGGAGTCCTCCGTACGGATCTTCTTGCAGGGATTCTCCTCACAGTCATCGTCAGACATCTCCATCTCTTCCTCTCGCCGTATTCCCATGATCTCTTCGCTGTGAGCGTTCCGCAGCTCCTAAAAGGACAGAAGCCCGCTGCTTTACTTCACGTCCACACTCAGACTTTTCATCTGACGTAGAGATGGACGGGCGACAAACTAGGACTGAGATGTTGCTCCAAAATCTGTTTTGGCTTTGGGATTTGGTGGCTAAAGGCCATATTTTAACTCGCCGTCATCTTGGAATGAGCTTCTGCACTAATTTACTCAATTATTCCATTCATTTGCCTTTAATCTGTCACCCTCGTCTCCACGTTAGCAGCTTCTGCCAGTGTGTCAAAAAACTAAAATAGCAAATAGTGACAACATGCAAAACTGAAGCTTCTCCTGAAATCCTGTGGCAGAACAGAAGGCTGGAAACCGGTTTTTCTTATGGAAACAAAGCAGCTGATCAGAGAAAAGACACGCTGCCATGGGGCAGGCTGGTGGCCCCCAATGTCACATTCCTCAACAAGAGCACACAAGCTCGGGGGACAGGGGAGCTTCTCTCGGCAAGACTTTTTTGTCTCTCTTGGATGCTTTGTATTTGCAGGTAAAATATGAGAAAATCGCATCATCCAAGCCCGCTGATCCTCTGATAGCCATTATGGGATCAGCTCAGACGCTGTTTTAATGCCACCGCTGTGAAATCTCTTGGCACTGATGAATAAATATGCTTCACATGCAAGCACATGAATGTTCTCTGCTATCGAGCTGTCGCTTAATCGCTCCCGCCGGGATTTTGCAACGTCACAATCACAGCAATTAATGCAATTTCAACCGACCCTGTGAATTTGCACGAAATTGCAATTTTGTTAAGTCGCAACCATTCCGCAAAAATGAACCAGTTAACGATTCATAGAAGTCACTCTCCAAATGGgctaaaacatgacaaaaaaaaaaaaatctaatgatgGAAGCTTTTTTGTAAGTTGTTATTTTAATGTGGTTTTATAGATTATGCAGGCCAGGCAGGCAGCGTTCACCTGCTCTTTATATTCCAGAGAGACAGATCCACATTCCCCATCACATTTTAACATGGTctgatttcatttacatttacatttacatttacagcatttatcagacgcccttatccagagcgacttacaatcagtatttacagggacagtctccctggggcaactcagggttaggtgtcttgctcagggacacaatggtagtaagtgggattcgaacccgggtcttctggttcataggcgatttcCTATTGTGTCGGTCAGGAAACAAAAAGATTCTTGACTGCAGCCCTATTTGCAATTTTCAGTTGTTAATTTCCCCCccaattacacaaaaaaagtgcaaatacaGTACATCATGTGTTCCAAAAGCTGCCATGAAACAAATCCATGAAGCTCCACTCACAGTGCCTGACACGCCCTACATACCCACTCTCCAAACTTCCCATGGTATTTTAGACATGACAACCTGGAGTCAAATGTGTCAAAAGTTATTTATGAAAATCAAAGCATTGGAAGATATTTCCCATGcaaggatgttttttttatttttatttttttttatcttaaaagCATGTTTTTAGCAATCAATTTTGCCTGGATTTCACAATGGTGGCATCCTTAATTACAGCTCAGTGCAATAAAGAAATAGGCACTTTCACAAAAGCAAAGTCTTACCTCTGGTTGCAATGGGATTTGACTGACTTCATTGACTTGACTTACAGACAAGTACGAACAGTGCTAGTGTGAAACGTCTCTGTTAGAAGTGCTCTGCAGGTGTACGGAACAAgctgaaatatcacatttaaCTTGGCATTGAAACAATTAACAAGCTGATTTGAAAACAAGAAAAGATTTGGATCCCATAACCATTATAGTACATTTTGAATCGTACGATTTCATTAGAACGACACCTACATGCATCCCctcccctccatccctcctgAAACTGTGCGCTTGAATAAAAATCCTGAACATGATCAGTTTCACAGGGACGTCTCTTCAAAATATGATCAAAGAGCCAGTTCTTCAAACTCGCTGCTTTTTGCATCCTTATATAGACGTGTCATACAAATTTGATGAGTTACTTGAAATATTAATCCAACCTCATCGCAGATGAATATCATTTTAACCCTGGCAGCATCTGTTGCCATAGCAGCCCGTACTTTCTAGGAGCTTCAAAGAGGTGCTGTTGgagaaaataattacaaatcgtgtgtgtgtaattgtttacTCGTGAGTCAGCATCATTTTTATCACagtcacacagaaaacacacacacacacacacacacacacacagatgaaaaaaCCAACACAAGCGGACAGCTAAGGTGCCAACCCTGCCAGCAGAGTCaacatgagaagaaagggtAAGAAAGGTACCAACCTCACACTGCTTTCGCCAAATGTCTATGTTCTTGCGCTGTGCTTTTGAGAAATGGTCCCATGCCTTTTGTCTGGTGGCAGCGGTGAAAACGGACGTAATCTGCTCAACTTTGGTGGACAGGGAAGTCAGACAAGACAAGCCGTTTATGTAGAGCTCTGAACCTTGGCCACATAGAGCCAGAGGCACCAGGGACCCCGACACTACCGTTGGAGTTCCTGAGGCACCTCTGCTCCAATGTACTTACATCTCATTATCTGTAGATACACTTCTTTCAGGACTGTAGGAGGCAACGTTTCATGGTGGATGGGCCAgatcagatcttttttttccctcttcatagaaaatataatttattgtgttatttaattgtattttttataacCAGGGTTAGGATGTTAGAATGGAAAACGCGTATGTATTCAGATATTTATTCAGCCAGTGTTAcacatccgtgtgtgtgtgtgtgtgtgtgtgtgtgtgtgtgtgtgtgtgtgtgtgtgtatatatatatatacacacacacacacacacacatatatatatatatatcaaacatCAGAATGTTTGTTTTGCATTCAGTATTCAACCATCTATACTTTTTAAAGCGTATTTTGCCCAGTATTTTGCCCAGCCCTGTTTATAATCACAATGAGCCCAAATTGCAGACCAATCGACGACAGTTACAATAGAAACATTCCCACCATAGCATAAACATTGCCTCATATGCATTCTTCCTTTCTGACTGTATGCACAACTAACCTACTCATTTTCATTGATGGAAAAGCAATGTTAGTCTGTGACTAAGccattcacacatttacatttcacagtGGGATATATTGAACAAAAACTGAGATCATTATATAGTTTAGCACTAATAAACAAATACAGTTTGGCAAAATATTTGCCCcatttggcagccactgattgtgcaagttgtcccactaaaaaagatgagagaggtctaatattttcatcataggttcacttcaactgtgagagacagaattcAGGATATCACActgtatggtttttaaagaatgtatttgtatatggtgcagaaaatgagtatttagcacctacaaacaagcaagaattctgtccctcacagacctgctacttcttctttaagacgCTTGTCTATCCTTCACGCGTTACCTGTATTGATGGTGCCTGTTTAAcattgttatctgtataaaagacgcctgtccacaccttcaaatggTCAGAATGTACACCTGCACAAAACTGGGACGAGacaatctacaataggcaagcagcttggtgagaagagatcaacttttggagcaattattagaaaatggattTATTGGCAGCCCAACACTACACGGGTGaaaactggtcaatgacctgaagagagctgagaccacagtaacaaaggtaaCACACCACGtcgtcatggattaaaatcctgcagcgcCCAAACGTCCCCCTGCTTTAACCAGCACATATCCAGGCCCGTCCTAAATTTgtcagagaccatctggatgatccagaggagggtTGGGAGAACGTCATGTGGTCAGATAAGACTAGAAGAGAACGTGTTCggagggggaagaatgctgagttcAATCACAAGAACACCACACCCACTGTCTATCATGGGGGTAAACTTTggggctgttttttttgcaaaggggacaggacgactgatctGTATTAAcgaaaggatgaatggggccatgtattgtgagattttggCAAAAAACCTTCTTCCATCAGTGAGaacattgaagatgaaacgttgCTGGATCTTCCAGGATGAAAATGATCCCGAACACACAACCCGGGCAACGAAGGAATGGCTACATAAGAAGAATTataaggttctggagtggcttTAGCCAGTCTCCATACCTCAGTCCAGTAGAGAATCTGTGTCGAACGGCAGCGCCAAAACATCACaactcttgagaagatctgcatggaagaatggaccAAAACACCAGCTActgtgtgtgcaaacctggtgagGACCTACAGGAAACGTAATGACCAAATGCTTATTTtttgcaccattatacaaataagaatcgtacaatgtgatttcctggatttcttttttacgttctgtctctcacagttgaagtgtacctatgatgaaaattacagacctctctcaactttatacatttacatttacatttatagcatttatcagacgcccttatccagagcgacttacaatcagtagttgcagggacagcccccctggagcaacttaaggttaagtgtcttgctcaggctactaccaccctagtggctttataagtgggacaacttgccccACTGTATGTACAAAATTTTCAACTGAATGTAATGTATGTGGCTGTATTTTAACAACGTTTTTTGCTGACTTGCTTTAATtttagagctgtcaatcaattaaaaaaacgtttttatttaaaagtattaCCATGAAAGAGACATAGGCCACAACAGTATGCTCGCACTGAGGCACTCGCCATTCGCTGTGAATGGGGTGACATAATTTCTGTGTTCACAGCAATTAAAGTAtacattttgacagccctaaatAATTGACGACAATACTTGATATGATTGTAGAACCCTGTGCAAAGTTGCACTCTGCGTAACCTTGTTACAATACAGCCCATTCTGTCAAATATCCTGTTACATGCACAGTCTTGTGCAACGCCCTGCCGTCCAGTAAATGCTGTATCTTGAACATCAATTCCTActacatactgtacatgtatacatataattacaatattagCTTAATATGTAGTGACAAATGGACAGAAGTTGCAGAAGGTAAAGAATCAAGATGTTGGCCTACCTGCGAGAGAAGTGGAGCACTTCCACCTCTCTAATGAGGTCAGACAGATTCCTTTTGAACTTTACTTACCCTGAGGCAATCTCTGGGCTTTGGCTACAGTCACAGTGGCCCTACCGACTGGACTACGACTGGCTTCTCACTTTTTTCTCCCTAAATTTGGCTAAATGCTCATtttataaacacattttcaaagtCAGTGCTGTAATAAGCTCAAATAAAACTTGACTTTGCTGTTTGCAAAATATGACGCTGAGGACTCTAGCACAATACTGGTCACTGAAGACAGATGTGCCATCGCCATGGTAACAACAAATGACTCTGTCCTGGCAACCGCTAGTGATTGTACTGGTTCGGAGAAAGGGTCTTACATTGGGTGAGGATGGCCATCAGGGCATTCTTGAAGTGCTCCTTGGCgagctccatctcctcctcatGCTGGGCCTTTTCGTTCATCAGCCGACGCACATGGCTGTTGGCGGACTGAATCATAGAGTAGAAGTGGTTGGCGGTGCGCCGGTTCACTTCGCCGCGCTCAATCCACGTCAGCAGCACCGCTGTGCCATCTGTGAACTTGTTGTCATCTGGAAGCAGACAGGCTAATCTCATATATCTTATACATGTTATAAATGGTCATTATATATGAATGGACAAATAAGTTGCTGCATTTTAATGGTTATGCATCAAAGTTTGGGAGTGAGCTGTTGAAACAAGAGGCGTTCAGCATGGGCTCTCTTAGGCTTCCCTAATCTGGTCTCAGAGGACCAGTGTGAAATGTATTACtgaaatttgaataataattaaaatatgccACAGTCAAAGCCCACACTGGGGTTGGCAGAAAATTAGACCCCTCTTAATGAAATCCTGCAATCGCAACAACATGATCTGGTATGCCTTTTGATGGTGCAATTCgcaaaagaaatgcaaatgtaaaaaaatgcaattatataTAGCTTTACAGtgaattttgatattttttaaatttttatttttattatggcaggAAATTAGATCCCATTAATGAAATCCTGCAATCGCAACAACATGATCTGTTATGCCTTTTGATGGTGCAATTTgcaaaagaaatgcaaatgtaaaataatgcaattaTGTATAGCTTTACAGtgaattttgatatttttctagttttatttttattatggcagaaAATTAGACCCCATTAATGAAATCCTGCAATCGCAACAATGTGCTATGGAGTTCCTTTTGATGGTGCAATTATTACCCAATTCGcagaggaaatgaaaatgtaaaagaatgcAATTATACATAGTTTTACAGGGAATTTTGATTATTTccattaatttataaaaaaaaagttcaatgtGAATTTAATGACAGCCCCTCATATCTTTATTCTGACCAATCAGTATTAGGCTCAGTGCTGGAACAGGTTGAGAGACCCATGGGAACCCAACCTCGGCAGCTGTGTAAGTGAAAGCAGGTAGGACATTAAATTCGCGCTTTGGAAAATTAAAGTCAATTGAACTCTGGGCCCGGAGCATGAACACCATTTGACAGGtttcaaagagaaaaaaagggccCACACAGGGAAAGTAAATGTGTAAATCTCGACACCTCAGCTTCAACAAGCACCCCACTCTGGCCCACCCTCAGCAGCTGCAGCTCATAGGCAGCCATTAAACCTCAGTAAAAGAAATGGTAGGCTGCagcatttcatgcattttacagCAGCTCTGTTTTTTCATAGGACGCATAATGTGATAATGAATGTAATTAACATATTTACttggaaaggggaaaaaaaacatccaggGGTTTTGAATTAACATGATTTATGAAGCGGAAAATAACTTTACAGGCAGACTGGCACATATGCATGTAGTTGCAGAATTAAGTGTAGTTATTGTTAAGGCAAATAATTTATTGGGAACTAatttaaatcacacattttataAACAATGAATCATAATTAGTTGGTATAGTGCATACTTTGAcagacaagtgtgggaaagaggctcaagCTGGGAGtaacaagtaaataaatgacCCAACAGACTTGGGTATTAAATGGGTCAGACCCATGCAGtaagttaacaaaaaaagttaaaatagaTGAATTCCcccataattattattatcattataatttcaTATCCTCACTTGCTGCATGTTTGACGGCAGAATTAActtgtggatgacagtcaactAGAAATAATATCCGTATTAGGAATGGAATTTGTTCCGGTGTAAACTGCTATCCTTACCGTTATCTGTAACTAAAACCTCATTAAAACAACGTTGTGATGGTTGTACCGCCATTCCACGGCCTGAAAGGCCTTGAAAGCTTGACGCGTTCGCGGCTGCACTCTGATGCTTCTTGCCGGGGTTCGCAGGGACTTAGACAAATGCTAAAGACAAAACATTTTGTCCCCCTGCCAGCGCGGTGCAGGCTTTGCTCTGAATATTGAATCGTATCAGAGATGTTCGGTTTGATGCCCTTTGGGCTCAATTAGCATACGGGTGCGCGCGGTGGCCAGAAAGCGCGTGGCAGAGCCCGCGGGGACGAGGATGGATGGCGTGCACCGAGTGCTGATGAGACGGGAGCTGCAGTCAAGTCCCCGTCATCGAAACGAGAGCGGCCTTCTCTCCAGACCGGAGTGGGTTTCGAGGAGGCTTCGCGGCGGCCACCTCACCTCTCCATCAGGTTTCATCTGCTCTCAGGCTCGCAATCACAAATCTCTACAGGAAAAATATTATCCTCCACTCTGCAAGGGACGTTTGGAAATGAAAGTGAGGCAGGTTGAGCTATCGGGTGAATGGGATAgtcattgaaataaaaaaaaaaacaaaaaaaaacaacagtatgCTACTCCTCATACAGACAAAAAGGTCTAACATCAATAACTCATTATGGCAGGGAAATTCTGTCATCCAGCAGCAATTATCATAATTTTTATACCGCTATCAATCTTAATGATTCTGACGTTATGCGTCTGGGGGGATGGGGGCCAGGGAACACAGACATCCCGAGTCTCCAAGAAGTTCCGAGACTCTTCTGCATATTGATAGCGTCTGATGCGCgcaaattgcataaaatatctCGGAAACCagagcaagcaaacaaaagCTTGCAGATGAGACAGAGTGCCAACACAACGGATGAGAGGGCGAGAACGTGTGAACGTTGCCTGTTCATGTAGCCCGTACTAAACAAAGGGCATCCTGATTGGTCTATTTTGTTAGTGACAAGTGATTGGTTGTGACACAGCACCGGACctgggacggtactttgctcagtggcacctcagtggcacctaggcggcTGCGCCAACCACTTCCCCGTAAGTAAAATAGATTAAGTAAAGTAAGTTAagtaaaccaatcagatttcagtgagGAGGTGGGGGCGGGGCGTTGGGATGCCTGGGAGCTGGTGTCTTACAGCAgttttgattggtttatttacattatggcaATGCCAAAATATTCAATTTACAGCCGTAAACCGTAGATGTTCGttgtttaatatgtttttatcattacagtaatttaaaaaatattagtttgttaTGCTGTCTAATTTTtagaaaatttatttttacttaaatatTATTCTACTGAGAGCAGGTTTTATTGGTTTATTCACATAACAGCAATGCTAAGATATTAGAAGTGGcagattaatacattttttaaagttcacttttttcagtgtatgagCTGTAATGAAAATGGGCATATTTTTGGCATTT belongs to Denticeps clupeoides chromosome 9, fDenClu1.1, whole genome shotgun sequence and includes:
- the enox1 gene encoding ecto-NOX disulfide-thiol exchanger 1 isoform X3, encoding MMAGISLVPPPPVPPELPVIKEIIHSKSCTLFPQNPNLPPPSTRERPPGCKTVFVGGLPENASEEIIREVFDQCGEIVAIRKSKKNFCHIRFSEEFMVDKAIYLSGYRMRIGSSTDKKDSGRIHVDFAQARDDLYEWECKQRLLAREERHRRKVQEDRLRPPSPTPIMHYSEHEAGLLADKLKDDNKFTDGTAVLLTWIERGEVNRRTANHFYSMIQSANSHVRRLMNEKAQHEEEMELAKEHFKNALMAILTQFEQITSVFTAATRQKAWDHFSKAQRKNIDIWRKQCEELRNAHSEEIMGIRREEEMEMSDDDCEENPCKKIRTEDSAVAALREQNDSLRWQLDAYRNEVELLKKEQGRAYRTDEDHANQQQIGFLQQSMQSMQQQLLSLQEELKSKEEELERAREEQRCLEGEVLALREKLLNSVYSTEGTGNDSPEKQGVNGCAVNHYQHREKNSEVAMRGPLRSEKEALLLGIISTFLHVHPFGANIEYLWSYIQRLDTKISAGDLERLMVRLPNMFKQEFSGVGATLEKRWKFCGFEGLSSA